In Drechmeria coniospora strain ARSEF 6962 chromosome 03, whole genome shotgun sequence, the DNA window TCTCTTGGTTGGGTGGTCAACAAGTCGTACAGGATAAAACAATGCAGGCGTAAAGACGGATTTTCATCCGCCGCTGAGCCTTGCCCTCAAATTTCCCACCGAGCTGCGACGACATTGGCGAAGCCGCAGTGGTGGGTCCTCTCCTCTACCCGCGACTCGGATGATTGCCGGTCCGGGCACTGATTCCTCTCTGAACGGCTGGCCCAGTTAATTTtccaatacggagtactaagaCAAGTATCAAGCATTATTAACGCGACAAACGAGCTGTCGCTGCCTTCAGCGCAAAGCGGAATCGGTCCTCTGCAGCTTTGTAGGCTCGAATCAGCAACATGAGGTCATTAGGAGAGCGGTTGAATCTCCTCAGAAAGGTATGTCGCAAGTGTCAGCTCAATATCACCATGCTAAATCGCTAATTTACTTGCAGAGGGTAAGCAATCCCATCGATCCGCTGCCATCTCATCGTCGAGCGAGCAACTTCTcacctctcctctcctcgcctctTCTCTAGCTCATCAACATAAAATGCGGTCCTGGCGCGGCAATACTTTCCCCAGAAGTAACCAGAATTCATATGGAATTTGCCTCCAGCATGAATGGCGGCCACATGGGTGCTAAGTGCGTTCCAAGCTTGCCCTTCTCTGCCACCTGCCGTTGGCTAACAAGACATCCGACAGGAAATTCTGGCGCGAATGTCTCCCCCGGTTGAAATACCACAACCCGTCTATTCCTATGATTGTCAACCGCCATGGCCAAAACCAAACACCCCCGGCCATGACCATCTACCTCCGCACCACCGGCGATGCCCCCTCGTCAGACTCGACCACTGCTATTCCCGAACACCACATGCAACCTGCCTCCTCACGTACCGGTCTCTCCAAGGCACAGCCGCCCAATCCTGGCGAGCGCGTCGTCCGCATAGATATGAAGGGCAAGCACTCGTCCGATATCCTCGagttcctcgtcgccgaaaCTCGCGCCACGGTCCTGAAACCTGCCGCGGAGGATATTGCCGAGATGCAGGCCCTCGAGGCAATGAAGAAACAGGCCGTTATCGATGGCGAGCGGGTGCGACAGTTGAGGGCTGAGAGAAAGAAAGAAGAAGACATGCTCAAGAGAGCCCGGGCGGCTGGAGGCGTGGCTGAGCAGGACGCGGCCTAGGAGGACCGCCGCTTGTCCATCCGGTTCCGACACCAGCTCGAGTGAGAAATCAACGACAAAGTATCAATCCAACCTAATCAAGTGCCGATTACGAGTCCACATATGTTGATACGATATAGAAACCTAGCTAGCAAGCAGGACAATAATATATCAAGAATCCAAAACGGCCAGCCATGCGTGGCGTTGCATCTTTGCTGCAACTGATTGAAATTGCTTCCCCCATTCACCATCCCTATCGACCCATTCGGTCATGGGGGCTTGTTAAAGGAGTCCGTTTCCGAGAATACCAATCCGGTCCATGTACGGCTCATGCGGTTCGGATCATCGTCATCGCGATTGGCTGCTCCTACTTGAGACCAAACCCCTCGCTCTCTTTCACCGCTCTCCATAGCATAGCCTCCAGCCGCTCCTTGGAGCCATATAGCCAGAGTGATAGCATATTGAAGCAGGTTCTTGCTATCGGGTACCGACCGCAATCATCGCCGAGGCAGGACAATTTAATCGGCAGCATGGCGGCGCCCATGGCCGGTATGCGGTCACTTCCTGTGATGAATAGAAGCAGCTTGCGCTGGTCCTCTGGGTTTGCCTCCTCGAACGTCTGCCAGAACCAACCAACGACGGGACTCTCCCCatctggccgtcggctgccCCAGTTGTCGTACTCGGCAACAGCTCTCAAAGCGGCAATGTCAAGGGCTTCGTCCGAGCCTCTGATGAGAAGCTCGACCTCCTCCGGTCGAAACAGCGAGAATGCATTCCCGCCACAAACCGTGTAAAATCCTCTTTTGAACGGCTCAAACTGCCGTGTGACAGCACCATCGAGGATGTAGCGCACATAGAGGTCGACGTACTCGCGCCTGTTGACAGCCGTCACTGCCATCCGCTCACCTCCAGGGCACAGCGGGACCTGCCCTGTGGTCCCATACTTGTCCACGTCAATGACAAAGTTCAAACTAAAGACCTCTTCAACGTCCCCATCAAATTCGAGCAGTTGCCTCAGTCCTCTTGCCAGCCGCGGCCTGTACTCGGACAAATCGTCGAGGGTGTACTTCATCGTTGGCTTCGGATGCGCCGAGGCACCTTGGCCATGTGCTGGAGCGGATGCTAAAAGCTTTCTGAACGCAAAGGGCGGGAGCGCCACGTCCAAAATGGTAGAGTTGTATATTGCCAATCCCATGACGACTCCCACCAGAAAGAATTGGTCTGATGTTTCAAACGAATTTGGGTTGAAGTAGCAGTAATGAGAATCTTCGTCATACATAAACATTCCTACCACCACGTTAGCACACGATAGAACCATCCAAAGAGGTGAGACGGACCGTGATCGGGATTGAAGACTTCCCGGACAAGAAGGAGGAACCACTCTTTCCGCAAACCTCCCCCGTCGATGCCTTCCTCACCCGTGAATGTGATTCGCAGTGCTTTTTTTGCATCttcgctgccgctgccaaTGACTTCGCTCACAGCCTTCAAACTGTCATCGACGAGGCAGTCTCGGCGGACTTCCAGATTCAGGTATTGCTGAATATTCCTGCGCGTCATGATGCTGTCAAAGAAGGCATCGCGCGCTTTGTTCTGCATTTGTCGCCGGGCATCGTATTCAAGTATCTTCGTCTTGGCCCAGATGCTCAGCAGGAATGGATACTGGCAGAAGGAAAACTTTGCTCGCTTCGACTCCCACGCCTCAAAGTCACCCACCAAATCGGCATTGTCGAGCATGAGATTATAAAAGTCACTGGTCGGCAGCAACTGGCCGCTTCCGCGGACGCCATCGCGAGCTGCGGGGGGTTGGACTTCGTTGGAAGCCGACAGCACTTCATCCCCATGCCGAACGCTTTGAAGATTGTTGGCCGCAAACAGCAAGGCAAGGACTCGAGAGGCGGCCTTAATCTGCCAGTCATCAGAGTAGGCAATCATCCTTCCTGGTTCCTTGACCCTCTTCGAGCTTGAACCGATTTCTGCGTGGAGAATAGCTCCAACAGATCTGCCAGCCGGCATCTCCGGAATCAAGCCGGCGGTAATATCTacctcggccggcagggTTCTATCACTCTGTCGCAGCATTCGATACGTCAAGAAGCCAGAAATTAGCTCCTTGGTCCGAGTAAAACGGGCAGTGGGATACTTGGCAAACCAGGCAATCATTCTGTTGTGGCATTCGGTCGAGACGTTTGAcatgatgccgatgatgcgTTTGATGACGCCAGAGTGCTGCCCTGACAACAGTCCTGAACTGGGCAATGAAGCGTTTTCGGATGACACGGCTTTGCTTGGTACAGAAGGGCCATGATCGGGTTGCAGTATGCCCTGAAATGGGGGGGCTTCGGAGTACAAAAGAGGATTCTCCAGGGCGATGAGCAGAAAGCGCAGGTTTGCAGGGTCCGAGATGGGTCTTCCTGGTCGTTTCAGCAGCAGCTCGGTGGCTTTCAGCAAAACCCGCTGCACATGTTCTTGTGCCTGAAGAAAATCCCTTTCCAAATCTTGGAGGTCGCGCTCGCTGAGTG includes these proteins:
- a CDS encoding putative ribosomal protein MRP49 → MNGGHMGAKKFWRECLPRLKYHNPSIPMIVNRHGQNQTPPAMTIYLRTTGDAPSSDSTTAIPEHHMQPASSRTGLSKAQPPNPGERVVRIDMKGKHSSDILEFLVAETRATVLKPAAEDIAEMQALEAMKKQAVIDGERVRQLRAERKKEEDMLKRARAAGGVAEQDAA